From a single Natronorubrum tibetense GA33 genomic region:
- a CDS encoding J domain-containing protein, which translates to MAVAGDRHGGCDGCGQTVPLEELTAVTMPDGERVACCPRCEPHAREAARKCSSLDQRRDTCDGCTDTYLESQLEDVVLDDGTVVACCSSCVAEVPGRSSGTNRRVSNSNDTSSEAAIERTTGTDDATGEESLCTQCNEWTATERFPVTTIDGRSELLCPACKDSAEQDGIIKDVGMRRAEAREVLRVESGATADEIRSAFHREVKRAHPDRKSGSASAFQLVTDAYERLAEDDYSNN; encoded by the coding sequence ATGGCTGTGGCCGGTGACCGTCACGGTGGCTGCGATGGATGTGGCCAAACGGTTCCGCTCGAGGAGCTGACGGCAGTCACGATGCCGGACGGCGAACGAGTCGCCTGCTGCCCTCGCTGTGAGCCCCACGCCCGCGAGGCCGCCCGGAAGTGTTCCTCGCTCGATCAGCGGCGCGACACCTGCGACGGCTGTACCGACACCTATCTCGAGTCACAACTCGAGGACGTGGTGCTCGACGACGGCACCGTTGTCGCCTGCTGTTCTTCCTGCGTGGCCGAAGTTCCGGGGCGTAGCTCCGGCACCAACCGGCGTGTCTCCAATTCGAACGATACCTCGAGCGAGGCGGCTATCGAACGGACGACGGGAACCGACGACGCGACGGGCGAGGAATCCCTCTGTACCCAGTGTAACGAGTGGACCGCGACGGAACGGTTTCCGGTAACGACCATCGACGGCCGAAGCGAACTGCTCTGTCCCGCCTGCAAGGACTCCGCGGAGCAAGACGGTATCATCAAGGATGTCGGCATGCGGCGCGCGGAGGCGAGGGAGGTCCTCCGTGTCGAATCCGGGGCGACCGCCGACGAGATTCGATCGGCGTTCCACCGGGAGGTCAAACGCGCCCACCCCGACCGAAAGAGCGGGAGCGCGTCGGCGTTCCAACTCGTTACGGACGCCTACGAACGGCTCGCCGAAGACGACTATAGTAACAACTGA
- a CDS encoding toll/interleukin-1 receptor domain-containing protein — MTGEQIYVSHAPADLELVQELFSTVKNFPFGVHIALEEVESGRSRKRLEGRLANSDVVVAVLTEGSADSRWINQEIGYALAKGIPVIPLYDHERRRGGFVADVDGVTIDRRNPSYTIFNLLSRLRSELAPLGALSVPNWYIRFPCTVPDCGHPVTLEIERDQTKLWKRYEHGKLLSTSCGVCDSTYYFDAATIGYVRREGGLE; from the coding sequence ATGACCGGAGAGCAGATCTACGTCTCACACGCGCCGGCGGACCTCGAACTCGTCCAGGAGCTGTTCTCGACGGTCAAAAACTTTCCATTTGGCGTCCACATCGCCTTAGAGGAGGTCGAATCCGGTCGATCCCGCAAGCGACTCGAGGGGCGACTCGCGAACAGCGATGTCGTAGTCGCCGTGTTGACGGAGGGATCGGCCGACAGCCGGTGGATCAATCAGGAGATCGGCTACGCGCTGGCGAAGGGGATCCCCGTGATTCCGCTCTACGACCACGAACGTCGACGTGGCGGATTTGTCGCCGACGTTGACGGGGTAACGATCGACCGGCGGAACCCCTCCTATACGATCTTCAATCTCCTCAGCCGGCTTCGGAGCGAACTCGCCCCGCTCGGTGCGCTGTCGGTCCCGAACTGGTACATCCGATTCCCTTGTACCGTTCCCGACTGCGGCCACCCGGTCACGCTCGAGATCGAGCGCGATCAGACGAAGCTCTGGAAGCGATACGAGCACGGCAAACTATTATCGACGTCGTGTGGCGTCTGTGACTCGACGTACTACTTCGACGCGGCCACGATCGGGTACGTTCGCCGCGAGGGCGGACTCGAGTGA
- the tpiA gene encoding triose-phosphate isomerase, with protein sequence MFVLVNLKTYPCDPIEVAEAVRDVNESTDARVAVAPQATNIAQVAETGAETWAQHVDPIDYGSNTGHTLAETVADAGAVGTLINHSEQRLKLADIDGTVQAAERADLETVVCANNPAQIGAAAALGPDAVAVEPPELIGTGTPVSQADPDVVEDAVNAARNVDSDVSVLCGAGISTGDDVVAAGDLGAEGVLLASGVAKADDPTAALEDLVEPL encoded by the coding sequence ATGTTCGTCCTCGTCAACCTGAAGACGTATCCGTGCGATCCGATCGAAGTCGCGGAAGCCGTCCGCGACGTCAACGAGTCCACTGACGCTCGCGTCGCCGTCGCCCCGCAAGCGACCAACATCGCGCAGGTCGCCGAGACGGGCGCGGAGACGTGGGCCCAGCACGTAGATCCGATCGACTACGGTAGCAACACCGGCCACACGCTGGCCGAGACCGTCGCCGACGCCGGCGCGGTCGGCACGCTGATCAACCACTCCGAGCAGCGGCTGAAGCTGGCCGATATCGACGGCACCGTCCAGGCTGCAGAGCGAGCAGACCTCGAGACCGTCGTTTGTGCGAACAACCCGGCCCAGATCGGCGCCGCCGCGGCGCTCGGACCCGACGCAGTCGCCGTCGAACCGCCGGAACTGATCGGCACCGGTACGCCGGTCAGTCAGGCCGATCCCGATGTCGTCGAGGACGCCGTCAACGCGGCACGGAACGTCGATTCAGACGTTTCCGTGCTCTGTGGTGCCGGTATCAGCACGGGCGACGACGTGGTCGCGGCGGGTGACCTCGGGGCCGAGGGGGTCCTCCTCGCCAGCGGCGTCGCGAAGGCCGACGACCCGACGGCCGCCCTCGAAGACCTCGTCGAACCTCTCTGA
- a CDS encoding multiprotein bridging factor aMBF1: MVQCEMCGAETSSPKTIKVEGAKLDVCSNCTDFGTEVKQPTSSSSSSKYSTSSSSSSSSSGGSSGSGSGSTASGGSSSSQRRNDMFDDMDELATDYDDLVRNAREGKGLSQSDLANELNEKASLIRKIERGDTLPSDQVQTKLEDFLEINLNAQGGSSDDTEWSGGSSSGSYTLGDVVKRKD, encoded by the coding sequence ATGGTTCAGTGCGAGATGTGTGGCGCCGAGACGTCGTCTCCGAAGACAATCAAGGTCGAGGGTGCGAAACTCGACGTGTGTTCGAACTGTACCGACTTCGGCACCGAAGTCAAGCAGCCCACGAGTTCGAGCTCCTCGAGCAAGTACTCGACGAGTTCGAGTTCGTCCTCGAGTTCGAGCGGCGGCTCGAGCGGGTCGGGCTCCGGTTCGACCGCAAGCGGCGGGAGTTCGAGTTCCCAGCGTCGCAACGACATGTTCGACGATATGGACGAACTCGCCACGGATTACGACGATCTCGTCCGTAACGCACGCGAGGGGAAGGGGCTCAGTCAGTCGGATCTCGCCAACGAACTCAACGAGAAGGCGAGTCTGATTCGAAAGATCGAACGCGGCGATACGCTGCCGAGCGACCAGGTGCAGACGAAACTCGAGGACTTCCTCGAAATCAATCTGAACGCGCAAGGAGGCTCCAGCGACGATACGGAGTGGTCGGGCGGCTCCTCCTCCGGGAGCTACACGCTCGGCGACGTCGTCAAGCGCAAGGACTGA
- a CDS encoding CDP-alcohol phosphatidyltransferase family protein produces MTLDKFRPYISRFLDPFVKGFDRVGMTPDGVSLVAFGMAILAAVAFLLGGRADPIWYVAAAALVFLNGWLDIIDGALAREQNVASAGGDLLDHVLDRYADIVVIAGLAAGVGDYFLGFLAVTGVVMTSYLGTQAQAVGLDRVYGGLVGRADRLAIIGIVGFLAFPLSGEYGGLTLIGWLLVFLAVVGHLTALQRFYYSWSALE; encoded by the coding sequence ATGACGCTCGACAAGTTCCGTCCGTACATCTCTCGGTTCCTCGACCCGTTCGTCAAGGGATTCGACCGCGTCGGAATGACGCCCGACGGCGTGAGTCTCGTCGCTTTCGGCATGGCGATTCTCGCGGCGGTCGCCTTCCTACTGGGCGGTCGTGCGGATCCGATCTGGTACGTCGCGGCCGCGGCGCTGGTCTTTCTCAACGGCTGGCTCGACATCATCGACGGTGCGCTCGCTCGCGAGCAGAACGTCGCCTCCGCGGGCGGGGACCTCCTCGACCACGTCCTCGACCGCTACGCAGACATCGTCGTCATCGCCGGGCTGGCCGCCGGCGTCGGGGACTACTTCCTCGGCTTTTTGGCCGTGACGGGCGTCGTGATGACCTCCTATCTCGGCACGCAGGCCCAGGCCGTCGGGCTGGACCGCGTCTACGGCGGTTTGGTCGGCCGGGCGGACCGGCTGGCGATCATCGGTATCGTCGGCTTCCTGGCCTTCCCGCTGTCGGGCGAGTACGGCGGGCTCACGCTGATCGGCTGGCTCCTCGTCTTTCTCGCCGTCGTCGGCCACCTGACCGCACTCCAGCGGTTCTACTACTCCTGGTCGGCGCTGGAGTGA
- a CDS encoding adenylate kinase family protein encodes MRVAVTGTPGTGKTTATELLEERLSSTDDDSLPELETIHLNRVLEDEELYTDIDADRESKIADLDAIRQWLEGRDDVVIDSHLAHHFEADRVAVLRCRPDRLETRLRDRGESDAKATENAESEALDVILSEAVDEHGLESIYEIDTTDRDPEDVADALEAVVAGTREPSAGDVNFVGYLA; translated from the coding sequence GTGAGAGTCGCCGTCACCGGGACGCCGGGTACCGGGAAAACGACTGCGACGGAGCTACTCGAGGAGCGCTTATCGAGTACGGACGACGACTCGCTTCCCGAACTCGAGACGATCCACCTCAATCGCGTGCTCGAAGACGAGGAGCTCTATACCGACATCGACGCCGACCGCGAGAGCAAGATTGCGGATCTCGACGCCATACGCCAGTGGCTCGAAGGACGGGACGATGTCGTGATCGACTCCCACCTCGCTCATCATTTCGAGGCGGATCGGGTCGCCGTCCTGCGGTGTCGGCCCGACCGACTCGAGACTCGCTTGCGCGACCGCGGCGAAAGCGACGCCAAGGCCACGGAAAATGCGGAGAGCGAGGCGCTGGATGTCATCCTCTCGGAGGCGGTCGACGAACACGGGCTCGAGTCGATCTACGAGATCGATACGACCGATCGGGATCCCGAGGACGTCGCGGACGCGCTCGAGGCGGTCGTGGCCGGGACTCGCGAACCGAGCGCCGGCGACGTGAACTTCGTGGGGTATCTCGCATGA
- the hisC gene encoding histidinol-phosphate transaminase, with protein sequence MQPRDLSDHIAYEAGRGIEEVARELGRDPSEFVKLASNENPHGPSPAAVVALREAASSVSSYPKAAHADLTAAIADRWSVTDDQVWLANGGDGALDYLHRATIEPDDTILVPDPGFAYYGMSARFHHGDVREYALEREDDFEQTADAVLECYDGDRIVFLTSPHNPSGSTIPLADVEQIAEETDEETLVVVDEAYGEFADRDSAVALLEGRDGFDAREDVAVVRTFSKAYGLAGVRLGYAVVPDEWADAYTRVNTPFAASELACRAGLAAIDDDGHVSRTVETTENSRAYMREHVDAHVWESEGNFVLVDVEDASSVAEAMQARGVIVRDCTSFGLPGCIRITCGTDDETERAVETLNEVLADLNLDANEDGDGATDTDVDAEVTDT encoded by the coding sequence ATGCAACCGCGCGACCTGTCCGATCACATCGCTTACGAGGCGGGTCGAGGCATCGAGGAAGTCGCCCGAGAACTCGGGCGCGACCCCTCGGAGTTCGTCAAACTCGCCTCGAACGAGAACCCCCACGGCCCCTCTCCGGCGGCCGTCGTGGCGCTTCGCGAGGCCGCCTCGAGCGTGAGTTCCTACCCGAAAGCCGCTCACGCCGACCTCACCGCCGCCATCGCCGACCGCTGGTCGGTCACGGACGACCAGGTCTGGCTGGCCAACGGCGGCGACGGCGCGCTCGACTACCTCCACCGGGCGACGATCGAACCCGACGACACCATTCTCGTCCCCGACCCCGGCTTCGCCTACTACGGAATGAGCGCCCGATTCCACCACGGCGACGTCCGGGAGTACGCCCTCGAGCGCGAGGACGATTTCGAACAGACCGCCGACGCCGTCCTCGAGTGTTACGACGGCGATCGGATCGTCTTCCTCACGAGCCCGCACAACCCGTCGGGGTCGACGATCCCGCTCGCAGATGTCGAGCAAATCGCCGAGGAGACGGACGAAGAGACCCTCGTCGTCGTCGACGAGGCCTACGGTGAGTTCGCCGATCGCGACAGCGCCGTCGCCCTCCTCGAGGGTCGAGACGGCTTCGATGCTCGAGAGGACGTCGCCGTCGTACGGACGTTCTCGAAGGCCTACGGACTGGCCGGCGTGCGACTGGGTTACGCCGTCGTCCCCGACGAGTGGGCCGACGCCTACACCCGGGTGAACACGCCGTTCGCCGCCAGCGAACTGGCCTGCCGAGCCGGGTTGGCTGCCATCGACGATGACGGGCACGTGAGCCGAACGGTCGAGACGACCGAAAATTCACGCGCGTACATGCGCGAACACGTCGATGCCCACGTCTGGGAAAGCGAGGGCAACTTTGTCCTCGTCGATGTCGAGGACGCTTCGAGCGTCGCCGAGGCAATGCAAGCACGCGGCGTCATCGTCCGGGACTGCACGAGTTTCGGCCTGCCGGGCTGTATCCGCATTACCTGCGGCACCGACGACGAGACCGAACGCGCAGTCGAGACGCTCAACGAGGTGCTCGCGGATCTCAATCTCGACGCCAACGAGGACGGCGACGGAGCGACCGACACCGACGTCGATGCGGAGGTGACCGACACGTGA
- the ligA gene encoding ATP-dependent DNA ligase LigA, with amino-acid sequence MEFATFADRAAAIEAEPADLEIVDLVRELLEDSGTDDLEIVARFVQGRVFPAWRSRTLDIGPNSCYEAIARAAGTNVGSDDVEDRLAEVGEIGEVAASYEFGGQRGLGAFTGGTDGTGDAGGTGDELTVREVFETLEELAAAEGSGSQDRKTDLLFGLFNRCSSEQARYLARLVLSEMRIGVGEGAVRDAISEAFDVPVEGVERALQVSNDYGQVARVAREDGLEGLDAMELEVGRPIQAMLAQAGTVIDALEEWEEAAVEWKYDGARIQLHHRPAESNETAPETGVFSRNMEDVTDALPEVVEYAAETLEGPVILDGEVVAVDDDGAPLPFQEVLKRFRRKHDVEKAREDVTVRPVFFDCLHAEGDDLLEEPLTTRHDRLRAMLADSADPEQNAADIEGLSLLWHTDDPDEIESIDAEALEGGHEGIMLKNPASTYSPGRRGKHWRKRKPDVETLDCVVTGAEWGEGRRATFLGTFELSVRAGDDGAERRSAGSAVESQTLETVGKVATGITDEKLEELTELLEPHIASEDGQAVDLEPEVVFEVGYEEIQTSPTYSSGYALRFPRFQAVRHDKDPGDSDSLERLERLRET; translated from the coding sequence ATGGAGTTCGCCACGTTCGCCGACCGCGCCGCTGCGATCGAAGCCGAGCCCGCAGATCTCGAGATCGTCGATCTCGTCCGAGAGCTGCTCGAGGATTCGGGTACCGATGACCTGGAGATCGTCGCCCGATTCGTCCAGGGGCGGGTCTTCCCGGCCTGGCGGTCGCGAACGCTCGATATCGGGCCGAACAGCTGTTACGAGGCGATCGCTCGTGCGGCCGGGACGAACGTGGGGAGCGACGACGTCGAGGACCGACTCGCCGAGGTCGGCGAGATTGGCGAGGTGGCCGCGAGCTACGAGTTCGGCGGGCAACGGGGGCTGGGTGCGTTTACTGGCGGTACCGATGGGACAGGAGACGCCGGCGGAACCGGCGACGAACTGACCGTCCGCGAGGTATTCGAGACGCTCGAAGAGCTGGCTGCCGCCGAGGGATCGGGCAGTCAGGATCGCAAGACCGACCTCCTCTTCGGGCTGTTCAATCGCTGCTCGAGCGAGCAAGCTCGATACCTCGCCCGGCTCGTCCTCTCGGAGATGCGCATCGGCGTCGGCGAGGGGGCGGTCCGGGACGCCATCAGTGAGGCGTTCGACGTTCCTGTCGAGGGCGTCGAGCGCGCCCTGCAGGTGTCGAACGACTACGGACAGGTCGCCCGCGTCGCGCGCGAGGACGGTCTCGAGGGCCTCGACGCGATGGAACTCGAGGTTGGTCGCCCCATTCAGGCGATGCTCGCCCAAGCCGGGACGGTGATCGACGCGCTCGAAGAATGGGAGGAGGCGGCCGTGGAGTGGAAATACGATGGCGCTCGAATCCAGTTGCACCACCGTCCAGCGGAGTCCAACGAGACGGCCCCAGAAACTGGCGTCTTCTCGCGGAACATGGAAGACGTCACCGACGCCCTCCCGGAGGTCGTCGAGTACGCCGCGGAGACGCTCGAGGGGCCGGTTATTCTGGACGGCGAGGTCGTCGCGGTCGACGACGACGGTGCGCCGCTGCCGTTCCAGGAGGTGCTCAAACGGTTCCGTCGGAAACACGATGTGGAGAAGGCCCGCGAGGACGTGACCGTTCGGCCGGTCTTCTTCGACTGTCTGCACGCCGAGGGGGACGATCTGCTCGAGGAGCCGTTGACGACCCGGCACGACCGACTGCGAGCGATGCTGGCAGACTCGGCCGATCCCGAGCAAAACGCTGCGGATATCGAGGGACTCTCGCTGCTGTGGCACACCGACGATCCCGACGAGATCGAGTCGATCGACGCCGAGGCCCTCGAGGGCGGTCACGAGGGGATCATGCTCAAGAACCCCGCGTCGACGTACTCGCCGGGACGACGCGGGAAACACTGGCGAAAACGCAAACCCGATGTCGAGACGCTCGACTGCGTGGTCACGGGCGCGGAGTGGGGCGAGGGCCGTCGAGCGACGTTCCTCGGGACGTTCGAACTCTCCGTGCGCGCGGGCGACGACGGCGCGGAACGACGTTCCGCTGGCTCTGCGGTGGAATCGCAGACCCTCGAGACCGTCGGGAAAGTCGCGACCGGAATCACCGACGAGAAACTCGAGGAACTGACCGAGTTGCTCGAGCCGCACATCGCGAGCGAGGACGGCCAGGCCGTCGATCTCGAGCCGGAAGTCGTCTTCGAGGTCGGCTACGAGGAGATCCAGACCTCGCCGACGTACTCGTCGGGCTACGCGCTGCGTTTTCCGCGGTTTCAGGCCGTACGTCACGACAAAGATCCGGGAGATTCCGACTCGCTCGAGCGACTCGAGCGACTCCGGGAGACCTGA
- a CDS encoding methyltransferase domain-containing protein has protein sequence MSQSLDVDKLEQEVKAVYRNVATEPDDEFHFEMGRPLAVRLGYPPADLDRIPEDALESFAGVGYHFDLADLQPGERVLDLGSGSGTDAFVAALHVGEAGSVTGLDMTDEQLAKARELRDATGMERVSFEKGYIEDLPFEDESFDVVISNGVINLSAEKDRVFEEVRRVLEPDGRLAISDIISEQRLAESIKTDADLWAACIGGAEQVDDYTSLIEMPGFDVTEVRENTEYEFTSEQAQGACQKYGVKSVSLAARK, from the coding sequence ATGTCACAATCACTAGATGTAGACAAACTCGAGCAGGAGGTAAAAGCGGTCTATCGAAACGTTGCGACGGAACCGGACGACGAGTTCCATTTCGAAATGGGACGGCCGCTGGCAGTACGACTCGGCTACCCGCCGGCGGATCTCGACCGGATTCCCGAGGACGCTCTCGAGTCCTTCGCGGGGGTCGGCTACCACTTCGATCTCGCTGATCTGCAACCGGGCGAACGCGTGCTCGATCTCGGCAGCGGTTCCGGGACGGATGCGTTCGTTGCGGCGCTACACGTCGGCGAGGCGGGGAGTGTCACGGGACTGGATATGACGGACGAACAGCTGGCAAAAGCGCGCGAGCTACGAGATGCGACGGGGATGGAACGGGTCTCCTTCGAGAAAGGCTATATCGAGGACCTCCCGTTCGAGGACGAGTCGTTCGACGTCGTGATCTCAAACGGCGTCATCAACCTCTCCGCCGAAAAGGACCGTGTCTTCGAGGAGGTGCGTCGCGTGCTCGAACCGGACGGACGGCTGGCGATCTCGGACATCATCAGCGAGCAGCGACTGGCCGAGAGCATCAAAACCGACGCGGATCTCTGGGCGGCGTGTATCGGCGGCGCCGAGCAGGTCGACGACTACACGTCGCTGATCGAGATGCCGGGATTCGACGTGACCGAGGTCCGCGAAAACACGGAGTACGAGTTCACCTCGGAGCAGGCACAGGGAGCGTGCCAAAAGTACGGCGTGAAGAGCGTCTCGCTGGCCGCACGCAAGTAG
- the cofD gene encoding 2-phospho-L-lactate transferase, whose translation MVTFLSGGTGTPKLLDGAAAAFSPEETTVVANTGDDVELGGLFVSPDVDTLLFQGGGVLDRETWWGIDGDTHRTNTALSDIASAAGLPDGPQYLPDEKQTAGRDIANWRRFSGTGEFMTIGDRDRAVHITRTSLLDEGLTLSEATQRLAGAFGLTIDLLPMSDDPIASLIHTDEGLMHFQEYWVAHRGEPTVETVEFRGSSNAEPAPGVIDALEDTVVIGPSNPVTSIGPMLTLPGVADALAQSTVVAVSPFLGDDAFSGPAGDLMAAVNADPNTEGLATAYPFADAFVVDESDDAEFDRPTIQTDIRIDSPEDAARVTRAVKSAIDILE comes from the coding sequence ATGGTAACCTTCCTCTCCGGGGGCACCGGGACGCCGAAGCTGTTGGACGGTGCTGCCGCCGCGTTCTCGCCGGAGGAAACCACCGTCGTCGCGAATACGGGCGACGACGTCGAACTCGGCGGACTGTTCGTCTCGCCGGACGTCGATACGCTGTTGTTTCAGGGTGGTGGGGTACTCGACCGCGAAACGTGGTGGGGAATCGACGGCGACACGCATCGGACCAACACGGCGCTGTCGGACATCGCCTCGGCCGCGGGGCTGCCCGACGGCCCGCAGTATCTGCCCGACGAGAAACAGACCGCTGGACGCGACATCGCCAACTGGCGACGGTTTTCTGGGACCGGCGAGTTCATGACGATCGGCGACCGAGACCGGGCCGTCCACATCACGCGAACGAGTCTGTTGGACGAGGGACTGACGCTGAGCGAAGCGACCCAGCGGCTGGCCGGCGCCTTTGGCCTGACGATCGATCTGTTACCGATGAGCGACGATCCCATCGCGAGCCTCATCCACACCGACGAGGGGCTGATGCACTTTCAGGAGTACTGGGTCGCCCATCGCGGCGAGCCAACCGTCGAGACCGTCGAGTTTCGAGGGTCTTCGAACGCCGAGCCCGCGCCGGGCGTGATCGACGCCCTCGAGGATACCGTCGTGATCGGTCCCTCGAACCCCGTCACGAGCATCGGCCCGATGCTGACACTGCCAGGTGTGGCCGACGCACTCGCCCAGTCGACCGTCGTCGCGGTCTCGCCGTTCCTCGGCGACGACGCGTTCTCGGGGCCGGCGGGCGACCTCATGGCGGCGGTCAACGCCGATCCGAACACCGAAGGGCTGGCGACGGCCTACCCCTTCGCCGACGCCTTCGTCGTCGACGAGAGCGACGACGCGGAGTTCGACCGACCGACGATCCAGACCGACATCCGAATCGACTCGCCCGAGGACGCCGCACGGGTCACCCGTGCAGTCAAGAGCGCGATCGATATCCTTGAGTAG
- a CDS encoding tRNA-dihydrouridine synthase, whose translation MFAPPLALASLSGEADAEWARAGADYAGAAFLGGIALDTGSRAAARKLVARDRNEFLPEDPLVFIDEQLAALEDVPIQPAFNVRSATPDPITDAARVCRDRDAFLEINAHCRQDELCAVGCGETLLRDPERLRTYVDRAAETGAVVGVKVRTEVPDVDLSVLSRGLETAGASFVHVDAMDSESVVREVVEATDLFVIANNGVRDEATVREYADYGADAVSVGRPSDSPVVLERVRDAVDRQFGVEDAVKSASQ comes from the coding sequence ATGTTCGCCCCACCGCTTGCACTCGCGAGTCTCAGCGGCGAAGCAGACGCCGAGTGGGCCCGTGCGGGTGCCGACTACGCGGGCGCGGCGTTTCTCGGCGGCATCGCCCTCGACACCGGCTCGAGAGCCGCAGCCCGAAAACTCGTCGCGCGGGATCGCAACGAGTTCCTGCCGGAGGATCCCCTCGTGTTTATCGACGAGCAACTCGCCGCGCTCGAGGACGTCCCGATTCAGCCCGCGTTCAACGTCCGGAGCGCAACTCCGGATCCGATTACCGACGCAGCACGAGTCTGTCGGGATCGGGACGCCTTCCTCGAGATCAACGCCCACTGCAGACAGGACGAACTGTGTGCGGTCGGCTGCGGCGAGACGCTGCTGCGAGACCCCGAACGGCTCCGTACGTACGTCGATCGCGCAGCCGAGACCGGAGCGGTCGTCGGCGTGAAAGTTCGAACGGAGGTTCCCGACGTCGACCTGTCGGTGCTCTCGCGGGGGCTCGAGACCGCGGGCGCGTCGTTCGTCCACGTCGACGCGATGGACTCCGAGTCGGTCGTCCGCGAGGTCGTCGAGGCGACTGACCTGTTCGTGATCGCCAACAACGGGGTCCGCGACGAGGCGACCGTCCGCGAGTACGCCGATTACGGCGCCGACGCGGTCAGCGTCGGGCGACCCAGCGACAGCCCGGTCGTCCTCGAGCGGGTTCGCGACGCCGTCGACCGGCAGTTCGGAGTCGAAGACGCCGTTAAATCGGCGTCGCAGTGA
- the nthB gene encoding nitrile hydratase subunit beta: MNGIHDLGGMDGFGSVNHPDTPDTFDHRWEGEAYAAFVATLGNEIASIDEFRHSIERMPPAQYLDSSYYDRWTTAITRLLLENDVIDPETFIERTAALEAGEASVPDREEPGLLPELAAGVAASYESEATAESSTFAVGDTVIVRNDHPDGHTRCPRYARRARGEIVADRGAHVLPDARAHGDDAAEPLYQVAFDGRELWGPDADGDLEVTIDLWESYLDPVEEATDD, from the coding sequence ATGAACGGGATCCACGACCTCGGCGGGATGGACGGGTTCGGCTCGGTGAACCACCCCGATACCCCCGACACCTTCGATCACCGGTGGGAGGGCGAGGCGTACGCCGCGTTCGTCGCGACGCTCGGCAACGAGATCGCTTCGATCGACGAGTTTCGCCACAGTATCGAACGTATGCCGCCGGCGCAGTACCTCGACTCGTCGTACTACGATCGGTGGACGACGGCGATCACGCGACTCCTGCTCGAGAACGACGTGATCGACCCCGAGACGTTCATCGAACGGACGGCAGCACTCGAGGCCGGTGAGGCGTCCGTTCCTGACCGCGAGGAGCCCGGGTTGCTTCCGGAACTCGCGGCTGGAGTCGCGGCGTCCTACGAGTCCGAAGCGACCGCCGAATCGTCGACCTTCGCGGTGGGCGACACCGTGATCGTCCGCAACGACCATCCCGACGGCCACACCCGCTGTCCGCGCTACGCCCGCCGCGCTCGCGGCGAAATCGTCGCCGATCGCGGCGCGCACGTCCTCCCAGACGCGCGCGCCCACGGCGACGATGCGGCCGAACCGCTCTACCAGGTCGCCTTCGACGGCCGAGAGCTGTGGGGTCCGGACGCCGACGGCGACCTCGAGGTCACGATCGACCTCTGGGAATCGTATCTCGATCCGGTCGAGGAGGCCACCGATGACTGA
- the nthA gene encoding nitrile hydratase subunit alpha, whose protein sequence is MTDDPSATTDTESDPDEFDVDEHARQHDPEARVRALQSLLIEQELLSSDAVDDIIATYEDEIGPKNGARVVARAWTDPDYRERLLAEGMSAAAEVADVNEDVVDIEIVANTPEEHHLVVCTLCSCYPWALLGLPPTWYKTPEYRSRAVKDPRGLLREEFGTDLEDDLEIHVHDSTSELRYMVLPQQPPETEGLTEDELVEHVTRDAMIGIDRLAGGQNG, encoded by the coding sequence ATGACTGACGATCCATCAGCCACGACCGATACCGAATCCGACCCGGACGAGTTTGACGTCGACGAACACGCCCGCCAGCACGACCCCGAGGCGCGAGTTCGCGCGCTCCAGTCGCTGTTGATCGAACAGGAACTGCTCTCGAGCGACGCCGTCGACGACATCATCGCGACCTACGAAGACGAGATCGGGCCGAAGAACGGGGCTCGAGTCGTCGCTCGCGCGTGGACCGACCCAGACTATCGGGAGCGATTGCTCGCGGAGGGGATGTCGGCCGCAGCCGAGGTGGCCGATGTCAACGAGGACGTGGTCGATATCGAAATCGTCGCGAACACGCCCGAGGAACACCATCTCGTCGTCTGTACGCTCTGTTCCTGTTATCCGTGGGCACTGCTTGGGCTGCCACCCACGTGGTACAAAACCCCCGAATACCGCTCCCGAGCCGTGAAGGATCCTCGAGGGCTGCTCCGCGAGGAGTTCGGGACCGACCTCGAGGACGACCTCGAGATTCACGTCCACGACAGTACGTCCGAACTCCGATACATGGTGTTGCCACAGCAGCCACCTGAAACCGAAGGCCTGACCGAAGACGAACTGGTCGAACACGTGACCAGAGACGCGATGATCGGCATCGATCGACTCGCCGGGGGTCAGAATGGCTGA